The following proteins are co-located in the Paenibacillus sp. FSL H8-0079 genome:
- a CDS encoding DUF5704 domain-containing protein, producing the protein MDSGQFRADHAGGPTYANNAGSCSSPFPAAAEVPDSVDFSRWPAENWPDYNSRRVEVSSILNVRIHDVNYQGRADQDSYTGVGDPTPPFPSTIVAIRTITGGYHIPTDKSPFANGGQTTAGCPKYNVSYFTPTDIIWEGDLVEEKEIDVTPDTTLTTGQTQQMEALVKTKNYGETDFNEGIDVSRRETEIKWFSSDETIASIELKTGMLKAESPGTVTVRAIWNNGTYLISDTATITVTSEPGLVVNLPNACKANTTPLQAEAVLTKPDRSVHKLTAHPKLTWQSSNTAVATIGADGKITTKGIVGSTTIKAHFLDPAQQLDEEGTQVLEVKDCTDNGGGGNGGDPGGDPANACPVTISPPSRGTVIEASVMDPSVQGVLKADDRGAEKFDVTRGIPTSEDLYANVLAKGYLFQHRWVNMTGTVTYTVNVKKVYHKTWTIPGRPSRGEGDPGTPPEPRELDVPGDKAMRVTRTYSYWQIDNLEVYKLNEAKVSNYALGGYGDTVTLTPNAYTPPALQSAMDPAVTNHVKPAPCREIDLGIQGVPGGSTEPPTPDETSLFQSEAEAEVRENTVNNDKVTFNGATIMDPAPVEKTAPRPGTIPLPGMIEDDVLYQNRLTIKNTLINKANQPTTGEITYGLQPGNINGGQDQKFPILGINSVTVHTPVVNYAWVSDDQPHNQKTTPDPTRAALILERPFLVRIPTSGQHLDAASYPGYGNRDYAKYFRIKQVRFPFDVYNGARSQFIPAMTWVDIPVNQLDTPFYLPVWIDEGNYQIEFRNIAENAPANFTEQQDANTNLTHHVAADTVAVEVIGRLYDFHITDISDYNWENVFRKRMGSPEPTGVSYWTGGNSIDGDPRGNLAPYVLPIRPGSHPVQGFRNAALKTGYHFKFDLKTKGNMFGKQDGIRITPTFSFVSKDGTTRQGVDLYYHRGQERLIRIGSAQDLEKRFVVLNSRLRNVPGMELGDTARYQYTYELSEEERNQGTMAEHMVRFVDQTSHHKTWVGRYDWMILPSQIRTLIGPKTDIPFGVNVDRANAAIQRWYGEYSLPADVYAVPKGTNLELLARQNQLDEKEKVFLRDGYIVVNFNIETLRSGNTNAPHLQYIHAPLMNQWQMEGFDNSPVDGQGRSWPMQDGDVVLYHAHQSSRNDFQSQVPH; encoded by the coding sequence GTGGATAGCGGACAATTTAGAGCTGACCATGCGGGAGGACCAACTTATGCGAATAATGCAGGGAGTTGCTCCAGTCCATTTCCTGCTGCTGCAGAAGTTCCGGATAGTGTAGATTTCAGTAGATGGCCTGCAGAAAACTGGCCTGATTATAATTCCAGACGAGTCGAAGTCTCAAGCATACTTAATGTCCGAATCCATGATGTTAATTATCAGGGAAGAGCAGATCAAGATTCATATACTGGTGTGGGAGACCCTACCCCACCTTTTCCTTCAACAATTGTTGCAATAAGAACGATTACTGGAGGGTACCACATACCAACTGACAAGAGTCCATTCGCAAATGGTGGACAAACAACAGCGGGCTGTCCTAAATACAATGTTTCTTATTTCACGCCTACGGATATCATTTGGGAAGGCGATCTGGTTGAAGAAAAAGAAATCGATGTAACGCCAGATACTACTCTTACCACAGGTCAAACTCAGCAGATGGAAGCCCTGGTGAAAACCAAAAACTATGGCGAAACAGACTTTAATGAGGGCATCGACGTATCCCGCAGGGAAACGGAGATCAAATGGTTTTCCTCTGACGAGACGATTGCGAGTATAGAGCTCAAAACAGGCATGTTAAAAGCCGAAAGTCCGGGCACGGTCACTGTGCGTGCCATCTGGAACAATGGTACATACCTTATCTCGGATACAGCCACCATAACCGTTACGTCTGAGCCAGGACTCGTGGTGAATTTGCCGAACGCTTGCAAAGCCAATACCACACCCCTACAGGCGGAAGCGGTTTTAACCAAACCGGATCGCTCTGTTCATAAACTGACGGCTCATCCCAAATTGACGTGGCAGAGCTCGAATACGGCTGTGGCAACGATCGGCGCAGATGGTAAAATCACGACGAAAGGGATCGTGGGTAGCACAACTATCAAGGCTCATTTTCTTGATCCTGCCCAGCAACTGGATGAAGAGGGTACTCAAGTGCTTGAAGTAAAGGACTGCACGGATAATGGAGGAGGCGGTAATGGTGGTGATCCGGGTGGAGACCCTGCGAACGCATGCCCTGTGACCATCAGTCCACCTAGTAGAGGTACGGTGATTGAAGCATCAGTCATGGACCCATCTGTTCAAGGCGTGCTGAAGGCAGACGATCGGGGAGCTGAGAAGTTTGATGTCACTCGTGGTATTCCAACTTCCGAAGATCTCTATGCCAATGTGTTGGCTAAGGGATATCTGTTCCAGCATCGTTGGGTTAACATGACAGGAACGGTGACTTATACCGTGAATGTGAAGAAGGTTTATCATAAAACCTGGACGATCCCCGGAAGACCTTCCCGTGGTGAGGGTGATCCAGGAACACCTCCTGAGCCCAGAGAACTTGATGTTCCTGGTGACAAGGCTATGCGAGTAACACGGACATATAGCTATTGGCAGATCGATAACCTGGAGGTATACAAGTTAAATGAAGCCAAGGTATCTAACTATGCGCTAGGTGGATATGGTGATACCGTGACCCTGACGCCCAATGCATATACTCCACCGGCTTTGCAATCGGCTATGGATCCTGCGGTTACCAATCATGTGAAACCTGCTCCATGTCGAGAAATTGATCTTGGCATCCAAGGGGTTCCGGGTGGTTCGACTGAACCGCCTACGCCAGATGAAACGTCATTGTTTCAATCTGAAGCTGAAGCGGAAGTTAGAGAGAACACCGTTAATAACGATAAGGTAACCTTCAATGGAGCGACGATTATGGACCCTGCTCCAGTGGAGAAAACAGCTCCAAGACCTGGCACGATCCCGCTGCCTGGCATGATTGAAGACGATGTTCTGTACCAGAACCGGCTGACGATCAAGAACACATTGATAAACAAAGCTAACCAGCCGACCACGGGTGAGATTACATATGGACTGCAGCCTGGCAATATTAACGGAGGGCAGGATCAGAAGTTTCCCATTCTGGGTATCAACTCGGTGACGGTACATACTCCGGTTGTGAACTATGCCTGGGTGTCAGATGATCAGCCGCATAACCAGAAGACCACGCCTGATCCGACCAGGGCTGCACTTATTCTAGAGCGCCCATTCCTAGTGCGGATACCTACCTCAGGTCAACATTTGGATGCAGCGAGTTACCCTGGTTATGGAAACCGTGATTATGCAAAATATTTTCGGATCAAACAGGTTCGTTTCCCATTCGATGTCTATAACGGTGCCAGAAGTCAGTTTATTCCGGCCATGACATGGGTGGATATTCCGGTAAATCAGTTGGACACCCCTTTTTATCTCCCGGTATGGATAGATGAGGGGAATTACCAGATCGAGTTCCGTAATATCGCCGAAAATGCACCTGCAAACTTTACGGAACAACAGGATGCGAACACGAATCTGACCCATCATGTCGCAGCAGATACCGTTGCTGTGGAAGTCATCGGACGATTGTATGATTTTCATATCACCGATATTTCAGACTACAACTGGGAGAATGTGTTCCGCAAGCGGATGGGCAGCCCGGAACCAACAGGTGTGAGCTACTGGACCGGAGGTAATAGTATTGACGGAGATCCCCGAGGTAACTTGGCTCCCTATGTACTTCCCATTCGTCCTGGCAGTCATCCGGTACAGGGTTTTCGAAATGCAGCGTTGAAGACCGGTTACCATTTCAAGTTTGACCTGAAGACCAAGGGTAATATGTTTGGGAAACAGGATGGTATCCGAATCACGCCGACGTTCTCTTTTGTGAGCAAAGATGGCACCACCCGGCAAGGAGTGGATTTATACTACCATCGAGGACAGGAACGACTCATTCGTATCGGATCGGCACAAGATTTAGAAAAACGCTTTGTTGTCCTGAACTCACGGTTGCGGAATGTACCCGGTATGGAGTTAGGTGATACAGCACGTTATCAGTATACCTATGAACTGTCGGAGGAGGAACGCAATCAGGGTACAATGGCGGAACATATGGTGCGTTTCGTGGATCAGACCTCTCATCATAAAACGTGGGTAGGCCGTTATGACTGGATGATTCTTCCTTCACAGATCCGTACACTCATTGGTCCAAAAACAGATATTCCATTTGGGGTTAATGTAGATCGGGCGAATGCAGCGATTCAGCGCTGGTATGGCGAATATAGCTTGCCAGCGGATGTATATGCTGTCCCCAAAGGAACCAATCTAGAACTGCTCGCCAGACAAAATCAGTTGGATGAGAAGGAAAAGGTATTTCTGAGGGACGGTTACATCGTGGTTAACTTCAATATCGAAACATTGCGCAGCGGCAATACGAATGCACCGCACCTGCAATATATTCATGCCCCGTTGATGAATCAATGGCAGATGGAGGGTTTCGATAACAGCCCCGTAGATGGTCAGGGTAGAAGCTGGCCGATGCAAGATGGGGATGTGGTTTTGTACCACGCCCATCAATCCAGCCGCAATGATTTCCAATCCCAGGTACCGCATTAG
- a CDS encoding S-layer homology domain-containing protein, translating into MKKQIEGYEKKKKRNGWIVGLLTTAVLAGTIFPVGPGYLTSTVTAASGTSDTALSKFKDIKGHWAQATITKAYEKNLISGYQDGTFRPNGKITRGEYATILARATGLETVEGQNPFSDLKGHWSEAAVSQLVGQGFINAGDYAKGFNPNAELTRYEMMKWIANGLIKSGSSFQDAFNDTKNTLLPTPEVNHGTIRAEQIPYLALVRGTGIVGGFQDGTLKPADSTTRAEVSAILLRYMDVEGTDAGKYSDLNEMREVGTTGTNLTTISNYKYSSGSVMISDLSKGNINLSNKSGLLKIHRFIVVDATQNKPKGIYAKLFLPEKYASGSYRTFADVSFTSNLENSNLITFNQGLSDSLIQFNRLDLDLAKKQSNVTIPMDSGELIKKGLQKRFWTTSTLRNKSWSYFLKSDTEGEFKIQR; encoded by the coding sequence TTGAAGAAGCAGATTGAAGGATACGAGAAGAAGAAAAAACGGAACGGTTGGATCGTCGGGTTGTTAACGACAGCTGTATTGGCAGGCACAATATTTCCTGTTGGACCTGGATATTTGACATCAACAGTAACAGCTGCATCGGGGACGAGTGACACTGCCCTTAGCAAGTTCAAGGATATTAAAGGCCACTGGGCTCAAGCGACGATTACCAAAGCTTATGAAAAAAATCTGATCTCTGGCTATCAAGACGGAACATTTCGTCCCAATGGCAAAATCACGCGTGGGGAATATGCGACCATACTTGCCCGTGCGACTGGATTGGAAACGGTAGAGGGGCAAAATCCATTCTCCGATCTCAAGGGACATTGGTCTGAAGCGGCGGTTAGCCAGCTTGTCGGACAAGGATTCATTAACGCGGGTGATTACGCCAAAGGGTTCAATCCGAATGCGGAGCTGACACGTTACGAGATGATGAAGTGGATTGCCAATGGACTGATCAAGTCCGGGAGCAGCTTCCAGGATGCTTTTAACGATACAAAAAATACGCTGCTTCCTACACCGGAAGTGAACCACGGCACCATTCGTGCGGAGCAGATTCCGTATCTTGCCCTTGTTCGTGGGACAGGCATTGTGGGTGGATTTCAGGATGGGACATTAAAACCAGCGGATTCCACTACTCGTGCAGAAGTATCGGCCATTTTACTGCGTTATATGGACGTGGAGGGCACGGATGCCGGGAAGTACAGTGACCTGAATGAGATGAGAGAGGTTGGCACGACGGGGACGAATTTAACGACGATTAGTAATTATAAATATAGTTCAGGTTCAGTCATGATATCTGATTTATCGAAAGGGAATATCAATTTAAGCAATAAATCGGGGTTATTAAAAATTCATCGTTTTATCGTTGTAGACGCTACTCAAAATAAGCCGAAGGGTATTTACGCGAAGCTCTTTCTTCCGGAAAAATACGCAAGTGGTTCCTATAGAACTTTTGCAGATGTGTCATTTACATCTAACTTAGAAAACTCGAATTTAATTACATTTAACCAGGGGCTTTCGGATTCGTTAATACAATTCAATCGTCTTGATTTAGACTTGGCTAAGAAACAAAGTAATGTGACAATACCTATGGACTCAGGTGAGCTTATAAAAAAAGGATTACAGAAAAGATTTTGGACTACATCAACTTTAAGAAATAAATCTTGGTCTTATTTTTTGAAATCAGATACAGAAGGCGAATTTAAAATTCAAAGGTAG
- a CDS encoding extracellular solute-binding protein has translation MSPKGPMSRLGGIVVIGAMSAGLLAGCGGEKGPAAGEGKLPISISLMQVGDIPAKENGIEQKIEEYTNTDVNVQWIPQSAFDDKVNVMVASGEMPTIMRVNYVPTTFNAAKTGLFWELGPYLKDYKNLSAQSEAYFNNIKIEGKVYGIPNFRDIGRTAIVYRKDWFDTLKLDIPKTLDDWYEVMRSIRKDDPDGNGKEDTYGALLFKKYNEGVSSPLTRIAVSIGGVNKWGVDDAGKLTPEFLTTEYVDTMKLFKQLFSEGLINSDFPALDPSDADKKMDSGLIGMKLNGVAQNGKSSQQRLTPNAPDGEIDVAPFQGTDGIRIAGEPGNYGMLVIPKASVTDEEQLKQVLTFLDQLMDEELSALQLRGLLDVHYTKTADGKTELKDFDAYQREVKPYRDNLLSIEGYNVPELVDVPIGMKGTKMARENEQYAIANPALTLSSAIYTERGQELDQMIWDAQTKYIMGKIDDAGWEQEIAGWRKAGGDQLITELEASYKELNGK, from the coding sequence ATGAGTCCAAAAGGTCCAATGTCCCGTTTAGGCGGAATCGTTGTAATTGGTGCAATGTCCGCTGGGCTGCTTGCAGGTTGCGGGGGAGAAAAAGGGCCTGCTGCAGGGGAAGGTAAACTTCCCATTTCCATCTCTTTAATGCAGGTTGGTGATATACCGGCCAAGGAGAACGGAATTGAACAGAAGATTGAGGAATATACGAATACGGATGTCAATGTACAGTGGATTCCGCAGTCTGCTTTTGATGATAAAGTGAACGTTATGGTTGCTTCAGGCGAGATGCCGACCATTATGCGAGTGAATTATGTGCCGACAACATTTAATGCCGCCAAAACGGGACTGTTCTGGGAACTGGGGCCTTACCTGAAGGATTATAAGAATCTGTCTGCCCAATCCGAGGCTTATTTTAACAATATCAAAATTGAAGGCAAGGTCTACGGTATTCCGAACTTCCGGGATATTGGACGGACTGCTATCGTATATCGCAAGGACTGGTTTGATACGTTGAAGCTGGATATACCCAAAACGCTGGATGACTGGTATGAAGTGATGCGCTCCATTCGTAAGGATGACCCGGACGGGAATGGTAAAGAGGATACGTATGGTGCACTGCTATTCAAAAAGTATAATGAGGGTGTCTCTTCCCCACTGACGCGGATCGCTGTAAGTATTGGCGGCGTTAACAAATGGGGTGTGGATGATGCTGGAAAACTGACCCCGGAGTTCTTGACCACCGAATATGTGGACACAATGAAACTCTTCAAGCAACTGTTCAGCGAGGGATTAATTAATAGTGACTTCCCTGCCCTGGATCCTTCTGATGCGGACAAAAAAATGGATTCGGGCCTGATTGGCATGAAGCTGAATGGTGTGGCCCAGAACGGAAAGTCCTCTCAGCAACGGCTTACGCCTAATGCTCCGGATGGAGAGATTGATGTGGCTCCATTCCAGGGAACCGATGGTATCCGAATCGCCGGGGAGCCAGGAAACTATGGAATGCTGGTCATCCCGAAGGCGTCCGTTACGGATGAGGAGCAATTGAAGCAGGTTCTCACGTTCCTGGATCAGTTGATGGATGAGGAATTGAGCGCGTTGCAGCTCCGTGGATTGCTCGATGTGCACTACACCAAGACTGCGGATGGGAAAACCGAACTTAAGGATTTTGACGCTTATCAGCGTGAAGTGAAGCCATACCGGGATAATCTGTTAAGCATTGAAGGGTACAACGTACCTGAACTGGTCGATGTCCCGATTGGCATGAAGGGGACGAAGATGGCACGTGAGAATGAGCAGTACGCCATTGCCAATCCTGCACTCACATTGTCTTCGGCGATCTATACTGAGCGTGGCCAGGAGCTGGATCAGATGATCTGGGATGCGCAGACCAAGTACATTATGGGCAAAATCGATGATGCAGGTTGGGAGCAGGAAATCGCAGGCTGGAGAAAAGCCGGTGGTGATCAATTGATCACGGAATTGGAAGCATCCTACAAGGAATTAAACGGAAAATAA
- a CDS encoding glycoside hydrolase family 88 protein — MKETLQFTSVRMAQQFMESYRNHELYPKWHYENGCLLKALEELYTYTGEQKYFDYIRELMDHFVQEDGSIRSYTVEEYNLDQINQGKSLFLLHEKTGEEKYRKAAELLMMQLKGQPHTSEGGFWHKKIYPFQMWLDGLYMATPYLTQYGAVTGEEKWFDKAALQLLLVEQRTRDPRSGLLYHAWDESKEQRWSSGETGWSPHVWSRAMGWYVMAVVDTLDHLPVDHPQRGQIVGIFERVANALVHVQDQQTGLWPHLLDQPGRERNYLEASGTSMFVYALAKGVRKGYLSGKFKAVAEKGYQGLLQHLLQTDREGVLSLTQCNGGAGLGGSPYRDGSYEYYVTESIRINDPKSVAPFILAGVEIELYKSN; from the coding sequence ATGAAGGAAACGTTGCAATTCACATCCGTGCGTATGGCACAGCAGTTCATGGAAAGTTATCGCAATCATGAGCTGTATCCCAAATGGCATTATGAGAACGGCTGTCTGCTGAAAGCGCTGGAGGAGCTGTATACGTACACGGGGGAGCAAAAGTATTTTGACTACATCCGTGAGCTGATGGATCATTTCGTGCAGGAAGATGGCTCGATTCGCTCCTATACGGTTGAGGAGTATAATCTGGATCAGATCAATCAGGGGAAATCGCTGTTCCTTTTGCACGAGAAAACGGGAGAAGAGAAGTACCGCAAAGCTGCGGAGTTGCTTATGATGCAGCTCAAGGGACAGCCACATACGAGTGAGGGCGGGTTCTGGCACAAAAAGATTTACCCTTTCCAGATGTGGCTGGATGGATTGTACATGGCTACTCCTTATCTGACCCAGTATGGTGCAGTGACGGGTGAAGAGAAGTGGTTTGACAAGGCGGCTCTGCAGCTCTTGTTGGTGGAGCAACGTACACGTGATCCGCGTAGCGGTCTCTTGTACCATGCCTGGGATGAGAGCAAAGAGCAGCGCTGGAGTTCGGGGGAGACGGGATGGTCTCCACATGTCTGGAGTCGGGCGATGGGGTGGTATGTGATGGCGGTTGTGGACACATTGGATCACCTGCCGGTAGATCATCCGCAGCGCGGACAGATTGTAGGCATCTTCGAACGGGTGGCGAATGCGCTTGTACATGTGCAGGATCAACAGACTGGACTATGGCCACATCTGCTGGATCAGCCGGGACGTGAGCGGAATTATCTGGAGGCTTCCGGTACCTCGATGTTTGTCTATGCCTTGGCAAAGGGTGTACGTAAAGGATATCTAAGTGGCAAGTTCAAAGCAGTTGCTGAAAAAGGGTATCAGGGTCTGCTGCAGCATTTGTTACAAACGGACCGTGAAGGTGTGCTGTCCCTGACGCAGTGTAACGGCGGAGCAGGTCTCGGAGGGAGCCCCTATCGTGATGGGTCATACGAGTATTATGTGACCGAGTCCATTCGAATCAATGATCCGAAGTCGGTCGCTCCGTTCATTTTGGCAGGGGTGGAGATTGAACTTTACAAGTCCAACTAA
- a CDS encoding extracellular solute-binding protein → MKATKKKAVAVLSTLALVTGLLAGCGSDEGQAAEGGVQNVSIAIAQVGDVPSKGNEVQQKIEAYTNTKLDIQWIPASAYNDKINVMIASSDMPKIVKVQYNPTVTSAMRNDVFWEVGPLLKDYKNLSAQNERFFDNIKVEGKIYGVPVFSDIARATVIYRKDWFEKLNLKVPATPDEWYETIKTLATSDPDGDGQDNTFGLMLFKKYNEDQYSFTTRLGVSFGAPNKWKVEDDGSFTPEFMTPEYMQVLDLLKRLYDEKLLNQDFAVFDSTEAEKKYDSGVVGIRVGVAQNGKSQQERLSKNNPDGVVDIAGLLGANGDRVAGQTGNSGILAFPKSTVKSEEELKNLLSFLDKLMDPEMATLLMRGMEDKHYTKVSEDQVEMSDFDAFQREVKPYRDNLPYVEGYNVPKLKDTELGEKGTALAKELAEHAVPNPALTLYSPTYGDRGADLDQVIADAQTKYIMGKIDQSGWEKEIENWGNAGGNKIREEYAEDYKKQAQ, encoded by the coding sequence ATGAAAGCAACAAAAAAGAAAGCCGTAGCTGTCTTGAGCACACTGGCACTGGTGACAGGTTTGCTGGCAGGATGCGGATCAGACGAGGGTCAGGCTGCCGAGGGCGGCGTACAAAATGTGTCCATAGCCATTGCACAGGTGGGTGATGTGCCAAGCAAAGGCAATGAAGTTCAGCAAAAGATTGAAGCGTATACCAATACCAAACTGGATATCCAGTGGATTCCGGCTTCGGCCTACAATGACAAAATCAACGTGATGATCGCTTCAAGTGATATGCCGAAAATTGTGAAGGTGCAATATAACCCAACGGTGACCAGCGCGATGCGTAATGACGTGTTCTGGGAAGTGGGCCCTTTGCTGAAAGACTACAAAAATCTGTCGGCACAGAATGAGCGTTTTTTTGACAACATCAAGGTAGAAGGCAAAATCTACGGGGTTCCTGTATTCTCGGATATTGCGCGGGCTACAGTGATCTATCGCAAGGACTGGTTCGAGAAGCTGAATCTCAAGGTGCCAGCCACACCGGATGAATGGTATGAAACGATCAAGACGCTGGCAACCTCTGATCCGGATGGAGATGGTCAGGATAATACGTTTGGACTGATGCTTTTCAAAAAATACAATGAGGACCAATATTCCTTCACAACGCGCCTTGGCGTAAGTTTTGGTGCACCTAACAAGTGGAAGGTCGAAGATGATGGCAGCTTCACGCCGGAATTCATGACACCGGAATATATGCAGGTGCTGGATCTGCTGAAACGTTTGTACGATGAGAAACTGCTGAACCAGGACTTTGCCGTATTCGACTCTACGGAAGCGGAGAAAAAGTATGATTCCGGTGTTGTTGGTATTCGTGTTGGTGTTGCGCAGAACGGTAAAAGTCAGCAAGAGCGTTTGTCCAAAAACAATCCGGATGGTGTGGTAGACATCGCTGGTTTGCTTGGAGCGAACGGAGATCGTGTTGCAGGACAGACGGGTAACTCCGGGATTCTGGCATTCCCTAAATCAACGGTGAAATCGGAAGAAGAACTCAAAAACCTGCTCTCCTTCTTGGATAAACTGATGGACCCTGAGATGGCAACCCTGTTGATGCGCGGTATGGAAGACAAACATTATACCAAAGTGAGCGAAGATCAGGTGGAGATGAGTGACTTTGATGCATTCCAGCGTGAAGTGAAGCCTTACCGTGATAATCTTCCTTATGTCGAAGGATATAACGTACCGAAATTGAAGGACACCGAACTGGGTGAAAAAGGTACCGCACTTGCCAAGGAACTAGCAGAGCACGCTGTGCCAAACCCTGCGCTGACGTTATATTCTCCAACGTATGGTGACCGTGGGGCAGACCTGGATCAGGTGATCGCCGATGCACAGACCAAATATATTATGGGCAAGATCGATCAAAGTGGCTGGGAAAAGGAAATCGAGAATTGGGGCAATGCGGGTGGAAACAAGATTCGTGAGGAATATGCCGAAGATTATAAAAAACAGGCTCAATAA
- a CDS encoding carbohydrate ABC transporter permease, with protein MQQDKTWGNRIFDFVNHGLLLLIGIVTVIPFMYILAVSFTSPHEVAKGGFILFPKEFSLAAYRYIFSTDTLIRSLGVSVYITVIGTFINLLFTSLMAYPLSRRYLRGRQPILLGVLFTMLFSGGMIPTYFVVKSLHLTDTLWSLMLPTAISAFNLIVLKNFFQAIPDELEDAAKIDGCNDVSVLFRIVLPLSMPAMATFSLFYAVAHWNSFFSAVIYINDSEKWPVQVWLREIVILAQSRIGDTSIEETEIQPLTIRMAVIVFSTIPIMLVYPFLQKHFAKGVMLGSVKG; from the coding sequence ATGCAACAGGATAAAACGTGGGGCAACCGGATCTTTGATTTTGTGAATCACGGCTTGCTGCTGTTGATTGGAATCGTGACGGTTATCCCGTTCATGTATATTTTGGCCGTCTCGTTTACCAGTCCGCATGAAGTGGCTAAGGGAGGATTCATTCTTTTTCCAAAAGAGTTCTCTCTGGCCGCGTACCGTTACATTTTCTCTACAGATACCTTGATTCGCAGTCTGGGTGTATCGGTCTATATTACGGTGATCGGTACTTTCATTAACCTGCTGTTTACGTCACTTATGGCGTATCCGCTATCCAGAAGATATTTGCGTGGACGCCAGCCCATTTTGCTGGGTGTATTGTTCACGATGCTCTTCAGTGGCGGAATGATTCCAACATACTTTGTCGTGAAATCCTTACACCTGACGGACACGTTGTGGTCGCTGATGTTGCCTACCGCTATTAGTGCATTTAACTTGATCGTACTGAAAAACTTTTTCCAGGCCATTCCCGACGAACTGGAGGATGCAGCCAAAATTGATGGATGTAACGATGTCAGCGTATTGTTCCGGATTGTACTGCCGTTGTCCATGCCAGCGATGGCGACATTTTCACTCTTTTACGCGGTGGCCCACTGGAACAGCTTCTTCAGCGCTGTTATCTATATCAACGATAGTGAGAAGTGGCCTGTCCAAGTCTGGCTGCGTGAGATAGTCATTCTGGCACAGAGCCGAATCGGAGACACGAGTATCGAAGAGACCGAGATTCAGCCGCTTACGATTCGTATGGCCGTTATCGTATTCTCCACGATCCCGATTATGCTGGTATATCCATTCCTGCAAAAGCACTTTGCAAAAGGAGTGATGCTGGGTTCGGTGAAAGGTTGA
- a CDS encoding sugar ABC transporter permease, whose amino-acid sequence MKAETAARTRPATRSDKNLLWRDIIKNRWLYIMLIPGVLYFVIFKYIPMYGITMAFQDYTPYKGILGSEWVGFKHFQRFFGEPQFWTLFRNTFLLAIYNIVFFFPLPIVLALMMNEVRRERFKRFVQTLVYVPHFVSWVVVVGVFYMLFTTEGGAINELLYNLTGQKVAFLLEPGWFRTMIVGQSIWKEVGWGTIIFLAALSGVDTQLYEAARIDGANRWRQTWHITLPAIRSTIVILLILRLGNFLDTGFEQIFLMLTPTNRDVGEVFDTYVYTKGLTQAQYSYSAAVGLFKSVVGLALVLGANTLAKKFGEEGVY is encoded by the coding sequence ATGAAAGCCGAAACGGCGGCTCGAACACGGCCCGCTACCCGCAGTGACAAAAACCTGCTGTGGAGAGACATTATCAAAAACCGGTGGCTGTATATCATGTTAATACCGGGTGTGCTTTACTTTGTTATTTTCAAATACATACCCATGTATGGCATCACGATGGCTTTTCAGGATTACACGCCTTACAAGGGCATCTTGGGAAGTGAGTGGGTAGGGTTCAAACATTTCCAACGCTTCTTCGGAGAACCGCAGTTCTGGACATTATTTCGGAATACGTTTTTGCTTGCCATTTATAACATTGTGTTCTTTTTCCCACTGCCGATTGTACTGGCACTCATGATGAATGAAGTTCGTCGTGAACGGTTCAAACGATTTGTACAAACGCTCGTCTATGTTCCACACTTTGTTTCCTGGGTTGTTGTTGTCGGTGTGTTCTACATGCTGTTCACAACCGAGGGCGGTGCCATTAATGAACTGCTCTATAACCTGACTGGACAAAAAGTGGCGTTCCTGCTTGAACCCGGATGGTTCCGAACGATGATTGTCGGACAATCCATCTGGAAAGAAGTCGGTTGGGGCACAATTATCTTCCTGGCGGCGCTCTCCGGTGTGGATACACAGCTCTATGAAGCTGCACGGATTGATGGTGCCAATCGCTGGCGCCAAACCTGGCACATTACGTTGCCGGCCATCCGCAGTACGATCGTCATTTTGCTCATTTTGCGTCTGGGCAATTTCCTGGATACAGGCTTTGAACAGATCTTCCTGATGCTGACTCCGACGAACCGGGATGTGGGCGAGGTATTCGATACCTACGTGTACACGAAGGGTCTTACCCAGGCACAGTACAGTTATAGTGCTGCTGTCGGGTTGTTCAAATCGGTTGTCGGGCTGGCGCTTGTCCTTGGTGCCAATACGCTGGCCAAAAAATTCGGGGAGGAAGGCGTCTACTAA